One stretch of Cygnus olor isolate bCygOlo1 chromosome 1, bCygOlo1.pri.v2, whole genome shotgun sequence DNA includes these proteins:
- the ADCK2 gene encoding uncharacterized aarF domain-containing protein kinase 2: MVAGGAARLLPLPRLGRAAGARGALPGWTAAGRGGLRGGRWAAVALAVPAVSASVPGQRRPPSRPLWVGERERAPRGLVLRLVLVLRLGLRACGLLLRFGPLLLLYPLSRLRPGLGALWLRLLRRAAEAAGPTCVKLGQWASTRRDLFSEAFCDEFSKLHVEVSPHPWGHTDELLRKAFGEDWRRVLKFQSQEPVGSGCVAQVYKAYADLAAIAGGQAKELAQCSELRSASEAWEASGFRGLFRWLRKRKSEGRWEERSKEELSLVGCSPESPVSGTQRVEQMAKPPLNANPSPARHLTPVAIKVLHPGLVHQVQMDLFIMKMGSHILGLLPGFKWLSLTEIVEEFEKLMIQQIDLRYEARNLERFRQNFLHVDFVKFPTPVRPLVTTDVLVETFEESEPISRYLHAEVATELRQRLAKMGMDMLLKMVFVDNFVHADLHPGNILVQGTAQSSTGGREQTALVDLCDTLVVEVQPPLRRLCLVLLDAGIVAELQSADMQNFRAVFTAVVQGQGERVAELILHHARANQCQDIERFKAEMAELVTKVRGNTIALGKLQVADLLSNVFKLLMTHKVKLESNFASIIFAIMVLEGLGRSLDPELDILEAAKPLLIKTAASVLE, translated from the exons atGGTGGCGGGCGGAGCCGCGcggctgctgccgctgccccgCCTGGGCCGCGCcgccggggcgcggggggcgctGCCCGGCTggacggcggcggggcgcggcgggctgcggggcggccgcTGGGCCGCCGTGGCCTTGGCGGTGCCGGCCGTGTCCGCGTCGGTgcccgggcagcgccgcccgcCCAGCCGGCCGCTGTGGGTGGGGGAGCGGGAGCGGGCGCCCCGGGGGCTGGTGCTGcggctggtgctggtgctgcggCTGGGGCTGCGGGCCTGCGGGCTGCTGCTGCGCTTCgggccgctgctgctgctgtaccCGCTGAGCCGCCTGCGGCCCGGCCTGGGCGCCCTGTGGCTGCGGCTGCTGCGGAGGGCGGCCGAGGCCGCGGGCCCGACGTGCGTCAAGCTGGGCCAGTGGGCCAGCACCCGCAGGGACCTCTTCTCCGAGGCCTTCTGCGACGAGTTCTCCAAGCTGCACGTCGAGGTGAGCCCGCACCCCTGGGGCCACACCGACGAGCTGCTGAGGAAGGCCTTCGGCGAGGACTGGAGGCGCGTCCTCAAGTTCCAAAGCCAGGAGCCGGTGGGCTCGGGCTGCGTGGCGCAGGTGTATAAAGCCTACGCCGACCTGGCGGCTATCGCTGGCGGCCAGGCCAAGGAGCTGGCGCAGTGCTCAGAGTTACGGTCCGCTTCTGAAGCGTGGGAGGCGTCAGGCTTTAGAGGCCTCTTCAGGtggctgaggaagaggaagagtgAGGGGAGGTGGGAAGAGAGGAGCAAGGAGGAGCTGAGCCTGGTGGGCTGCTCCCCCGAAAGTCCCGTGAGCGGAACGCAGCGTGTGGAGCAGATGGCCAAACCGCCCCTGAATGCAAACCCTTCACCAGCCAGACATCTCACGCCTGTAGCCATTAAA GTCCTGCATCCTGGGCTAGTCCACCAAGTCCAGATGGATCTGTTTATCATGAAGATGGGTAGCCACATCCTTGGACTTCTCCCTGGATTCAAGTGGCTCAGTTTGACAGAGATTGTGGAGGAATTTGAGAAGCTTATGATTCAGCAG ATCGACTTACGCTACGAAGCCAGAAATCTGGAGCGCTTCCGGCAAAATTTCCTGCATGTTGATTTTGTGAAGTTCCCAACTCCCGTTCGCCCTTTGGTAACAACCGATGTTCTAGTGGAAACATTTGAG GAGAGTGAGCCCATTTCGCGCTACCTGCATGCAGAGGTTGCCACAGAACTGAGGCAGAGACTTGCAAAGATGGGCATGGACATGCTGCTAAAGATG GTCTTTGTTGACAACTTTGTGCACGCTGACCTGCACCCCGGGAACATCCTGGTGCAAGGCACGGCCCAGTCCAGCACCGGCGGCAGGGAGCAGACGGCCCTCGTGGACCTGTGCGACACGCTGGTGGTGGAGGTGCAGCCGCCCCTCCGGCGgctctgcctggtgctgctggacgCGGGGATCGTGGCGGAGCTGCAGAGCGCTGACATGCAGAACTTCCGCGCAGTTTTCACGGCTGTGGTCCAGGGCCAG GGGGAGAGAGTGGCAGAACTGATCCTTCATCATGCCCGTGCTAACCAGTGCCAGGATATTGAGCGATTCAAAGCCGAAATGGCAGAACTAGTGACCAAAGTCCGGGGGAACACCATCGCCCTGGGAAAG CTGCAGGTGGCAGATCTCCTCTCGAATGTCTTTAAATTATTGATGACCCATAAG GTGAAGCTCGAGAGCAATTTTGCTTCCATCATCTTTGCCATTATGGTTCTGGAAGGTCTTGGTCGTTCACTGGACCCTGAACTGGACATCCTAGAGGCAGCTAAACCACTGCTCATCAAAACTGCAGCTTCTGTCCTTGAATAG